The following are encoded together in the Methylomonas methanica MC09 genome:
- a CDS encoding IS3 family transposase (programmed frameshift) gives MITPKKQYSDEFREQALAKVYNRGKRTIQDIADESNLSIHTLKNWMKSSTPTDTSSPNVGKRPQDWLPEERLLALHESHGISGEALNAWCRQRGLFAHQLAQWKSDFCAVTSARSGGNDSQTLRTLKAENQRLERELNRKDKALAEAAALLILQKKVPGAVGGRGRMTSLQQRQTLIESVAEATEAGARQDQACAVLGLSPRTLQRWQTGETPGEDQRPLRQYTPAHALTEAERAHILTVANSAEFADLPPSQIVPRLADQGIYLGSESTIYRLLKAARQLKHRRSERPSQPRTKPKALSAIAPNQLYSWDITYLPTTIKGQFYYLYLFLDIFSRQIVGWQVFEAESSQYASELLRDIVLREGLQPGQVILHSDNGSPMKGATMLATLQQLGVMPSLSRPAVSNDNPYSESLFKTLKYRPQYPLQPFADLCVAREWVADLVQWYNHEHRHSAIGFVTPAQRHAGLDEALLNQRKALYEDARRQNPRRWSQNTRNWNRIHTVHLNPDHAETQNNSPQEVANPDKITA, from the exons ATGATTACCCCGAAAAAGCAGTATTCTGACGAGTTCAGAGAGCAAGCTCTGGCAAAAGTCTACAATCGTGGAAAACGAACCATTCAAGACATTGCCGACGAATCTAACCTCAGCATACATACCTTAAAAAACTGGATGAAAAGCAGCACACCCACCGATACGTCAAGCCCAAACGTGGGCAAGCGCCCTCAAGATTGGCTCCCCGAAGAGCGTTTACTGGCCCTCCATGAAAGCCATGGTATATCCGGCGAGGCATTGAATGCCTGGTGTCGGCAACGTGGGCTATTTGCTCATCAACTCGCGCAGTGGAAAAGCGATTTTTGTGCCGTCACCAGCGCCCGTTCAGGCGGCAATGACAGCCAGACACTGCGCACTTTAAAAGCCGAAAATCAGCGTCTGGAACGCGAACTCAACCGTAAGGACAAAGCGCTGGCTGAAGCCGCTGCCTTGCTGATTCTGCAAAAAAAGGTGC CGGGCGCTGTTGGCGGGCGAGGTCGAATGACATCCCTTCAGCAGCGCCAAACCCTGATCGAATCCGTCGCCGAAGCCACCGAGGCCGGTGCCCGCCAAGACCAAGCCTGTGCCGTGCTGGGCCTGAGCCCGCGCACCTTGCAGCGCTGGCAGACCGGCGAAACCCCGGGCGAAGACCAGCGACCGTTGCGGCAATACACACCGGCGCATGCACTGACCGAAGCCGAGCGTGCCCACATTTTGACCGTGGCTAATTCCGCTGAATTTGCAGATTTGCCACCCAGTCAGATTGTCCCGCGCTTGGCGGATCAGGGGATTTATCTGGGCTCCGAATCGACGATCTATCGCCTACTGAAAGCCGCCCGGCAACTGAAACACCGCCGCAGTGAACGGCCCAGCCAGCCACGTACCAAACCCAAAGCCTTGAGTGCGATAGCGCCCAATCAGCTCTACAGCTGGGATATCACCTATCTGCCGACCACAATCAAAGGCCAGTTCTACTATCTCTACCTGTTCCTCGATATTTTCAGTCGCCAGATCGTCGGCTGGCAGGTATTTGAGGCAGAAAGCAGCCAATACGCCAGCGAGTTGTTACGGGATATTGTTTTACGCGAAGGGCTACAACCTGGGCAAGTCATCCTGCATTCCGATAACGGCAGCCCCATGAAAGGCGCCACGATGCTGGCCACCCTGCAACAGCTTGGCGTCATGCCCTCGCTCAGCCGACCGGCGGTAAGTAATGATAATCCGTACTCGGAATCGCTGTTCAAAACCTTGAAATATCGTCCCCAATACCCGTTGCAACCGTTTGCCGACCTGTGCGTCGCTCGTGAATGGGTAGCCGACCTGGTGCAATGGTACAACCACGAACATCGGCATAGCGCCATTGGCTTCGTGACCCCGGCCCAACGCCATGCCGGATTGGACGAGGCACTATTGAATCAACGCAAAGCGCTCTATGAAGACGCCCGCCGCCAAAACCCACGGCGCTGGAGCCAAAACACCCGGAACTGGAACAGAATCCATACCGTGCATCTAAATCCGGATCATGCCGAAACCCAAAACAACTCGCCCCAGGAGGTCGCTAATCCAGACAAAATAACCGCATAG
- the cas4 gene encoding CRISPR-associated protein Cas4, with protein MDLEPIYLSRLQHYLYCPRQFALIELEDVWIENQFTAEGKVLHQRVDQPDKQKRGDIRTVRSLRLSHSTLGIEGVADVVEYHRQPDGTEQPYPIEYKRGKPKSHRADEVQLCAQALCLEDMEGLAVPEGALFYGEVRRRHGVDFDEALRELTLQTIQACRDIVQTKATPKAAYQAGKCRNCSLIEQCHPQDFTRPASAWLAQQLAQD; from the coding sequence ATGGATCTGGAACCCATCTACCTCTCCCGCCTGCAACACTATCTCTATTGCCCCCGGCAGTTTGCCTTGATCGAACTGGAAGACGTCTGGATCGAAAACCAGTTTACCGCCGAGGGCAAGGTATTACATCAACGTGTAGACCAGCCCGATAAGCAAAAACGTGGCGATATTCGTACCGTGCGTTCCCTGCGTTTGTCCCACAGTACGCTGGGCATCGAAGGTGTGGCCGACGTGGTGGAATACCATCGCCAGCCCGACGGCACCGAGCAACCGTACCCCATTGAATACAAACGCGGCAAACCCAAATCGCATCGTGCCGACGAGGTGCAATTATGCGCGCAGGCCTTATGCCTGGAGGATATGGAAGGCTTGGCGGTGCCGGAAGGGGCGTTGTTTTACGGTGAGGTGCGGCGGCGGCATGGTGTCGATTTCGACGAAGCCTTGCGGGAACTGACTTTGCAAACCATACAGGCCTGTCGGGACATTGTGCAAACCAAGGCCACCCCCAAGGCGGCATATCAGGCAGGCAAATGCCGCAATTGTTCGCTGATCGAGCAATGTCATCCACAAGACTTCACCCGGCCTGCTTCGGCATGGCTGGCGCAACAATTGGCACAGGACTAA
- a CDS encoding TonB-dependent siderophore receptor, which produces MPFLKPFIVVLALLLFSGRLLAAEVRQHFNIPAQSLNNALVQFAADTKLAVIFSADTVRGIAVEALHGQMTAEQALSRLLKDTGYTYRFIDAVTLTLTPSSAPAMDFEEPAPTILDTTLVIDQADDARLDEQSETRLDDPLGYQAINAVTATRTDTPIKQIPQSIQAVKHSLIDDQQNVTLSEVLYNVSGVVPRNTLFTPVIEGTLLRGFRAEQLIDGFTQYYNTGDRESLVNVDRVEVLKGANAIFYSGGSGSPVGGVINVISKLPQARAFREMGFKAGSHAFYQPYIDINQPFNENALFRLTAEYTNSDSWVDVVQTERFNINPTLVLTDNADTKLTLQGKLSRWQQPEYQGLPATGTLAGSFNIRPQTFIGHRDIPNSRSDNDAVWLSLNHRIDEVWGIDIRARYASAEFTEKVQTLFNGASFIADTPLLAPSTWAVVNGELYQRQQEVSLQGYLQAKFNVAGIEHVFLFGGDRGELRDRGYIDVAGRISGLTDLASPSFTHVYQVPGPASNNQFTVNTTYGGYWQLQSHIQRRLHTLLSLRLGGVEIDFDNTLSQVSSKTARLKLLPRLGAAYDVTESISVFAAYSEGMRGQPFVNFASAPTPELSRQMEAGLKWDFSGRLSGQLAVYQIDRNQVAVATPANAAFYTASGRQRSRGFDVDLVWQPLEQINVLASYAHTDARFTDENAGSRLPWVPEDSGRLWAHYRFTQNMLRGFGIGAGVYLSTGAYLSNQNQYKTPGYYNFDAAASYETGPFKLAASIKNLSNEAYFQPFQYFGGGYTGGGRVAPAPGRMFFLSASVKF; this is translated from the coding sequence TTGCCATTCTTAAAGCCGTTTATTGTGGTTTTGGCCTTGCTGTTGTTTAGCGGCCGTTTGCTTGCGGCCGAAGTCCGGCAGCATTTCAATATTCCCGCGCAATCGTTAAACAACGCCTTGGTGCAATTTGCCGCCGATACCAAGCTTGCCGTTATTTTTTCCGCCGATACGGTACGCGGCATCGCCGTCGAGGCCTTGCACGGGCAAATGACCGCGGAACAGGCGCTGAGCCGCTTGTTAAAAGATACCGGCTATACCTATCGCTTTATCGATGCGGTTACGCTGACCTTGACGCCAAGCTCTGCGCCGGCAATGGACTTCGAAGAGCCTGCCCCTACTATTCTGGACACCACGCTGGTGATAGATCAAGCCGACGACGCGCGGCTGGATGAACAGTCGGAAACCCGCTTGGACGATCCACTCGGTTATCAAGCCATCAACGCAGTCACGGCAACCCGCACCGACACCCCGATTAAACAGATTCCGCAATCGATACAGGCAGTCAAGCATTCATTAATCGACGACCAGCAAAACGTCACGCTGAGTGAAGTCTTGTATAACGTCAGCGGCGTCGTACCGAGAAATACCTTATTTACCCCGGTTATCGAAGGTACCTTGTTGCGCGGCTTCCGGGCGGAACAACTGATAGACGGCTTTACTCAGTATTACAACACCGGCGACAGAGAGAGCCTGGTCAACGTCGACAGGGTCGAAGTGCTCAAAGGCGCCAATGCGATTTTTTATAGCGGCGGTTCCGGCTCTCCTGTCGGCGGGGTAATTAATGTGATCTCCAAACTACCGCAAGCTCGGGCCTTTCGGGAAATGGGTTTTAAGGCCGGCAGCCACGCGTTTTACCAACCTTATATCGATATCAATCAGCCGTTTAACGAAAATGCGTTGTTTCGTCTAACGGCGGAATACACAAACTCGGATAGTTGGGTTGATGTTGTCCAAACCGAACGTTTTAACATCAACCCCACGCTGGTGTTAACCGACAACGCCGACACCAAACTGACGCTGCAAGGCAAGCTATCGCGCTGGCAACAACCGGAATACCAAGGACTACCCGCTACCGGGACTTTGGCGGGAAGCTTTAACATCAGGCCGCAAACCTTTATCGGCCACAGAGACATACCCAATAGCCGCTCCGACAATGACGCCGTGTGGTTAAGCTTGAATCATCGTATCGACGAGGTTTGGGGCATCGATATACGCGCACGTTATGCGTCCGCCGAATTTACCGAAAAAGTTCAGACCCTGTTTAACGGTGCATCGTTTATAGCCGACACGCCGTTGCTCGCGCCCTCCACTTGGGCTGTCGTAAACGGCGAGCTGTATCAGAGACAGCAGGAAGTCAGCTTGCAAGGCTATTTACAGGCCAAATTCAATGTCGCCGGCATCGAGCACGTGTTTTTATTCGGCGGAGATCGCGGTGAACTGCGGGATCGAGGTTATATCGACGTTGCCGGCCGGATTTCCGGTCTGACCGATCTGGCCAGCCCGAGCTTTACGCACGTCTATCAAGTACCTGGGCCGGCCAGCAATAATCAGTTTACCGTCAACACCACTTACGGCGGCTACTGGCAATTGCAGAGTCATATTCAGCGGCGATTGCATACCTTGCTCAGCCTGAGGTTGGGGGGAGTGGAGATCGATTTCGACAATACCCTGAGCCAGGTCTCCAGCAAAACCGCGCGTTTAAAATTATTGCCGAGGTTAGGCGCCGCTTACGATGTGACAGAGAGTATTTCAGTATTTGCGGCTTACAGCGAAGGCATGCGCGGACAGCCGTTCGTCAACTTTGCCAGCGCGCCGACGCCGGAATTATCGCGGCAAATGGAGGCGGGTCTAAAGTGGGATTTTTCCGGCCGCTTGAGCGGACAACTCGCCGTTTATCAAATCGACCGCAATCAGGTTGCGGTGGCCACGCCTGCAAACGCGGCTTTTTATACCGCAAGCGGGCGGCAGCGTTCACGAGGCTTTGACGTGGATTTGGTTTGGCAACCACTGGAGCAAATCAACGTTTTGGCCAGTTATGCCCACACCGACGCCCGCTTTACTGACGAAAACGCCGGTAGCCGCTTACCTTGGGTTCCCGAGGACAGCGGGCGACTATGGGCGCACTACCGATTCACCCAGAATATGTTGCGGGGATTCGGTATCGGCGCCGGTGTCTATCTGAGTACCGGGGCTTATTTATCCAACCAAAATCAGTACAAAACGCCCGGCTATTATAATTTCGATGCAGCGGCCAGTTATGAAACCGGCCCTTTCAAACTGGCCGCCAGCATCAAGAATCTGAGTAACGAAGCGTATTTCCAGCCGTTTCAATATTTCGGTGGCGGGTATACCGGCGGAGGACGAGTGGCTCCGGCGCCTGGGCGTATGTTTTTCCTATCCGCGTCGGTTAAGTTTTGA
- the cas1c gene encoding type I-C CRISPR-associated endonuclease Cas1c, with translation MRPLRNVIYIQTQNAWVHKDNDNLVMKVGDEIKARVPIHKLQGLVCFGQVSISPYLMAHCAENAVTITYLNQFGKFLARVEGPVSGNVLLRRTQHLTGANRDKSVAIARTMLSGKLYNQRSVLRRYLRDYGDKENEQTMSAELATAEKRLSRCLQQLTDCDAIDTLMGREGEAAQVYFGVFQHLIRQPDFQFDARRRRPPTDPVNALLSFCYTLLTHDCRSALETTGLDPASGFLHQLRSGRPSLALDLAEEFRPMIDRFVLSLINKRQLSLKDFEEWPNGSFTLKEEPRRTLLAAWQDRKQDTLTHPWFEESVSVGLLPWLQAQILARFLRGDCDSYVPFLWK, from the coding sequence ATGCGGCCGTTACGCAACGTAATTTACATTCAAACCCAGAACGCTTGGGTGCATAAAGATAACGACAATCTGGTGATGAAGGTGGGTGACGAGATAAAAGCCCGTGTACCGATACACAAGTTGCAAGGCTTGGTATGTTTCGGCCAAGTCAGTATCTCGCCGTATCTGATGGCGCATTGTGCGGAAAATGCTGTCACCATTACCTACCTAAATCAATTCGGCAAATTTCTGGCGCGCGTCGAAGGTCCGGTCAGCGGCAATGTGTTATTGCGCCGCACCCAACATTTAACCGGTGCCAACCGCGACAAAAGCGTTGCCATCGCCCGCACCATGTTGTCCGGCAAGCTGTATAACCAGCGCTCGGTGCTGCGGCGTTATCTGCGTGATTATGGTGACAAGGAAAATGAGCAGACAATGTCTGCCGAATTGGCGACGGCGGAAAAACGATTGAGCCGCTGCCTGCAGCAACTAACCGACTGCGATGCCATCGATACACTGATGGGACGGGAAGGCGAAGCGGCGCAAGTCTATTTCGGCGTGTTCCAACATTTGATCCGCCAGCCGGACTTTCAATTCGACGCCCGCAGGCGTCGGCCGCCGACCGATCCGGTTAATGCTTTGTTGTCGTTTTGTTATACCTTGCTGACCCACGATTGCCGCTCCGCATTGGAAACTACCGGCCTTGATCCGGCCAGCGGCTTTCTGCATCAATTACGCAGCGGCCGGCCATCGCTAGCGTTGGACTTGGCGGAGGAATTTCGGCCGATGATAGACCGCTTCGTGCTGTCGTTAATCAACAAACGCCAATTGTCGCTCAAGGATTTTGAAGAATGGCCCAACGGCTCGTTCACTTTGAAGGAAGAGCCACGACGCACCTTGCTGGCGGCTTGGCAGGACCGCAAGCAGGATACCTTGACGCATCCGTGGTTCGAGGAATCGGTGTCGGTCGGTTTGTTGCCGTGGCTACAGGCGCAGATTTTGGCAAGATTTTTGCGCGGCGATTGCGACAGTTATGTGCCGTTTTTGTGGAAATAA
- the cas2 gene encoding CRISPR-associated endonuclease Cas2 — MMILVTYDVSFKNDGGPKRLRRMARLCQVFGQRVQYSVFEIEVDMAQWTELKNQLMGVMDPEEDSLRIYYLGSNWERKVEHIGAKKAMDLNGLLLL, encoded by the coding sequence ATGATGATCTTGGTGACTTACGACGTCAGCTTTAAAAACGATGGCGGCCCGAAGCGCCTGCGCCGCATGGCCAGATTGTGTCAGGTGTTTGGTCAGCGCGTGCAATATTCGGTGTTCGAGATTGAAGTGGATATGGCGCAATGGACTGAACTGAAGAATCAGCTGATGGGCGTAATGGATCCGGAAGAAGATAGTCTGCGGATTTATTACTTGGGTAGCAACTGGGAACGCAAGGTCGAACACATAGGCGCGAAGAAGGCTATGGATTTGAACGGCTTATTGTTGTTGTGA
- a CDS encoding IS3 family transposase (programmed frameshift), producing MKQERRSFDAAFKLQVVKMVQDQGLTVTQVCQELKLGETAVRRWLKQVEAEQNGQPGIGKPLTPDQQRIRQLELENRQLRADNELLKKGFGLLCPGTAMKHQVIQQLTSEKAITIQQGCKLLGVSRSGLYAARRRVRQPQALCGTRVRLRSVFEATGQCYGSRRLRKELAAEGIEIGRHRVRSLMKELQLKPIWKPKFVHTTDSDHNLPVYENVLDRQFEQAEANRAWVSDITYIRTLSGWLYLAVVLDLYSRKIVGWAMAPNMPAELVCTALQIAVAQRRPPPGLIVHSDRGSQYASHEYRDLLTRHGLQGSMSRKGNCWDNAVMERFFLNLKMERVWRRQYANHTEATRDITDYIVNFYNSRRRHSALGYLPPNGYEMKMAEQQLICVSEKS from the exons ATGAAACAAGAAAGGCGAAGTTTTGATGCGGCGTTCAAGCTGCAGGTGGTGAAGATGGTCCAGGATCAGGGCCTGACGGTGACGCAGGTTTGCCAGGAGCTCAAGTTGGGCGAGACGGCAGTACGTCGTTGGCTGAAGCAGGTGGAGGCTGAGCAAAATGGCCAGCCGGGCATTGGCAAGCCGTTAACCCCTGATCAGCAGCGAATTCGGCAGCTGGAATTGGAAAATCGGCAATTGCGTGCGGATAACGAATTACTAAAAAAGG GCTTCGGCCTTCTTTGCCCGGGAACTGCGATGAAACATCAAGTTATTCAACAGTTAACGTCAGAGAAGGCCATTACGATACAGCAGGGTTGCAAGTTGCTAGGCGTCAGCCGTTCGGGATTGTATGCAGCCCGACGGCGAGTTCGTCAGCCTCAAGCGCTTTGCGGCACGCGGGTTCGATTGCGCAGTGTGTTCGAAGCGACCGGTCAATGCTATGGGAGTCGCCGTCTACGCAAGGAGCTGGCTGCAGAGGGGATCGAGATCGGGCGTCATCGCGTGCGAAGCCTGATGAAGGAACTCCAGCTCAAGCCGATCTGGAAACCCAAATTCGTGCACACCACCGACAGCGACCACAATCTGCCGGTGTACGAGAACGTTCTGGATCGCCAGTTTGAGCAGGCCGAGGCCAACCGGGCCTGGGTTTCGGACATCACCTACATTCGGACCCTGAGCGGTTGGCTGTATCTGGCGGTGGTGCTGGACTTGTATTCGCGCAAAATCGTCGGCTGGGCCATGGCGCCCAATATGCCGGCGGAGCTGGTCTGTACCGCCTTGCAGATTGCCGTTGCCCAGCGGAGGCCTCCGCCAGGCTTGATTGTACATTCTGATCGAGGCAGCCAGTACGCGAGTCACGAGTACCGGGATTTACTGACGCGCCATGGCTTACAAGGCAGTATGAGTCGTAAAGGCAATTGTTGGGACAATGCGGTGATGGAGCGCTTCTTTCTCAATCTGAAAATGGAGCGCGTCTGGCGCCGCCAGTATGCTAACCATACCGAGGCTACACGCGATATAACCGACTACATAGTCAATTTCTACAACAGTCGGCGCCGCCATTCGGCGTTGGGTTACCTGCCGCCCAATGGCTATGAAATGAAAATGGCAGAGCAACAACTTATTTGTGTGTCCGAAAAAAGTTGA
- the cas7c gene encoding type I-C CRISPR-associated protein Cas7/Csd2, whose translation MTIQNRYEFVYLFDVSNGNPNGDPDAGNMPRLDPESSKGLVTDVCLKRKIRNFIELTDDKTPGYEIYVKEKSILNLQNTKAYDALEIKHESKKLPKDTKKADEITRWMCEHFFDIRAFGAVMTTEVNCGQVRGPVQLAFAKSIDPIIPLEISITRMAVTTEKESEEQAGGNRTMGRKHIVPYGLYRVHGFISAKLAEKTGFSESDLEKLWQALGLMFEHDRSAARGEMAARKLVVFKHNDALGNVPAHVLFDRVKVERINGEKDTPASSFSDYKISIDKTDLQGVAIDEKF comes from the coding sequence ATGACCATTCAAAACCGCTACGAATTTGTTTATTTATTTGATGTAAGCAACGGCAACCCCAATGGCGATCCAGACGCGGGCAATATGCCGCGTTTAGACCCCGAATCAAGTAAAGGCTTGGTTACCGATGTCTGCCTAAAGCGAAAAATCCGTAATTTTATCGAATTAACCGATGACAAAACGCCCGGCTATGAAATTTATGTAAAAGAAAAAAGCATACTAAATCTGCAAAATACCAAAGCATATGACGCGCTTGAAATTAAGCATGAGTCGAAAAAATTACCCAAAGATACTAAGAAGGCGGATGAGATAACCCGTTGGATGTGCGAGCACTTTTTTGATATTCGTGCTTTTGGTGCGGTTATGACCACTGAAGTAAATTGTGGCCAGGTTCGCGGGCCGGTCCAACTGGCATTCGCCAAATCCATAGACCCGATTATCCCGCTGGAAATATCCATCACTCGCATGGCGGTAACCACTGAAAAGGAATCTGAGGAGCAGGCGGGCGGAAACCGCACGATGGGACGTAAGCACATTGTGCCCTATGGCTTGTACCGTGTGCATGGTTTTATTTCCGCTAAGCTGGCGGAAAAAACCGGTTTTTCGGAATCCGATCTGGAAAAACTCTGGCAAGCTTTGGGCTTAATGTTCGAACATGACCGCTCTGCCGCTCGTGGTGAAATGGCGGCGCGTAAACTGGTCGTCTTTAAACATAACGATGCTTTAGGCAATGTGCCGGCGCATGTATTATTTGACCGAGTGAAAGTAGAACGCATTAACGGCGAAAAAGACACCCCAGCGTCAAGTTTTAGTGACTATAAAATCAGCATCGACAAAACCGATCTTCAGGGTGTCGCCATAGACGAAAAATTCTGA